The Chloroherpetonaceae bacterium genome includes a window with the following:
- the rpsJ gene encoding 30S ribosomal protein S10, giving the protein MAVQQKIRIKLKSYDHSLVDKWAEKIIDVVKQTDAIISGPIPLPTEAQIYTVNRSPHVDKKSREQFMIASHKRLIEIINPSGKTIDLLMKLELPSGVDVEIKG; this is encoded by the coding sequence GTGGCGGTACAGCAAAAAATTCGCATCAAGTTAAAATCATATGACCACAGCTTAGTGGATAAGTGGGCAGAAAAGATTATTGATGTGGTCAAGCAAACCGATGCGATTATTTCGGGTCCGATTCCACTGCCCACCGAGGCGCAAATTTATACTGTCAACCGCTCGCCACATGTGGATAAAAAATCACGTGAGCAATTTATGATTGCTTCCCACAAGCGGCTCATTGAGATTATCAATCCGAGCGGAAAGACAATTGACCTGCTGATGAAGCTGGAGCTACCAAGTGGCGTCGATGTAGAAATCAAGGGCTGA